AGGTATATTGCTCAACGTTACTGCATCGCCAGACTTTGGAATAGAAGAGCTTAACGAAGCATGCAACTACATAAAAGAAAGAGCACACCAGGATGTGAACTTGATCTTTGGATTGGTATTTAACCACGAGTTCAAAGAGGCAGTTCAGCTTACTGTAATTGCAACTGGTATTAATTCTGCCAGAGCGGAGAAGCTTCAACAGGTCGTAACGCAGCTTCCTTCAGAAGTAGGTGATGATGAGTTTGAGATACCTGCTTTTATAAGAAGGCGCGGCGTAAAAGAAGGCCAGTAATAACTCTAAGCATCTTATATTATTAAATAATATCACTTAAGGTGAGAAGTTTATTTTATGCTCACCACACTATGATTGCGTACTATCTGTATAGTTCTTGGGGGATCTTTTGGTTCATTGGTGGTGGATTATCTTCAAAGGATAGTTCTACTCGAGGGGCATCTATCCAAAGACTCTCTAGGTTGTAGAACTCCCTTAGCGGGTCATAAAACACATGGGCAACTACATCTGCAGAATCAACCAAAACCCATTTGCCCTCTTTATAGCCTTCTATTCCGATTATCTTCTGCTCGGATTCCTTAAGGGTTTTTTCAATCTGATCTACAATAGTTTTAACGCCTCGGTTGGAGTTAGCGCTGCAAACTAGAAAATAATCAGTTACGTCACTTTCTGACTTGACCTCTAGAAGGACCGGTCGTATGGCTTGTTTTTCCCAGGCTGCATGAGCAATTTGAATGGCTTTACTTTTAGAGTCTATTGAGAAGCCTCCCCGAAATATAGCTTTTCTGACAAT
The sequence above is a segment of the Thermodesulfobacteriota bacterium genome. Coding sequences within it:
- a CDS encoding cell division protein FtsZ, giving the protein GILLNVTASPDFGIEELNEACNYIKERAHQDVNLIFGLVFNHEFKEAVQLTVIATGINSARAEKLQQVVTQLPSEVGDDEFEIPAFIRRRGVKEGQ
- the rsfS gene encoding ribosome silencing factor; this translates as MYIVRKAIFRGGFSIDSKSKAIQIAHAAWEKQAIRPVLLEVKSESDVTDYFLVCSANSNRGVKTIVDQIEKTLKESEQKIIGIEGYKEGKWVLVDSADVVAHVFYDPLREFYNLESLWIDAPRVELSFEDNPPPMNQKIPQELYR